One segment of Nostoc flagelliforme CCNUN1 DNA contains the following:
- a CDS encoding PatU, whose amino-acid sequence MNSDSESLQSQCFGWLLTDDVKNNDQSVECEENDGVKNLHNEATASKSSEPKLGGTPQTFQLGEIPTVLDRFQSVLKHRLQIQAQDHPPLFPWETQLIDYPDFVDEPSMTLVPTWGWMVQQSKLNLPRPLPERVFQQLLEKCQAMVTSSMPLGAKLVQVVENFFPNESQALNDIAGLVLRSTYRSVSTLETMPNIQSDYSDLQPRQQMALSLLAAKQLLENLTLPLSAASPVVERQWLTTVGNLNIRVEYQSVGKLTKLLVQAELPVKGTLTLRGSGTLAMATSSTPGYLSVELGCEQLNSTYTLEVEFPEIDEQPLLFVINPTV is encoded by the coding sequence ATGAATAGTGACTCAGAATCCTTACAATCTCAGTGTTTCGGTTGGTTATTGACAGATGATGTCAAAAATAACGACCAATCTGTAGAATGTGAGGAAAATGACGGGGTAAAAAACCTCCACAATGAAGCCACTGCTTCAAAAAGCAGTGAGCCAAAATTGGGAGGAACACCCCAGACCTTTCAATTGGGAGAAATTCCTACTGTGCTAGATCGTTTTCAATCCGTCCTTAAGCATCGCTTACAAATCCAAGCCCAAGACCACCCACCTTTGTTTCCTTGGGAAACACAATTAATCGACTATCCCGATTTTGTTGATGAGCCGTCAATGACGCTCGTTCCTACCTGGGGGTGGATGGTACAACAGTCGAAACTGAACCTGCCGCGTCCGTTACCGGAGAGAGTTTTTCAGCAATTGCTGGAAAAATGTCAGGCGATGGTGACATCTTCCATGCCTCTGGGAGCAAAATTAGTTCAAGTGGTGGAGAACTTTTTTCCCAACGAATCTCAAGCACTAAACGATATTGCGGGGTTGGTGCTAAGAAGCACCTATCGTTCTGTAAGCACTCTGGAGACAATGCCCAATATTCAGAGCGATTATTCAGATTTACAACCGCGTCAACAAATGGCTTTGTCGTTGCTGGCGGCTAAACAACTGCTGGAAAATCTGACTCTACCACTTTCAGCAGCTAGTCCGGTGGTAGAAAGACAATGGCTAACCACTGTCGGTAATTTGAACATCAGAGTAGAGTATCAGTCTGTAGGTAAGCTTACGAAGTTACTTGTTCAGGCTGAGTTACCCGTTAAAGGAACTTTGACACTTCGCGGAAGTGGAACTTTAGCAATGGCAACATCTTCAACTCCGGGATACTTAAGTGTAGAGTTAGGCTGCGAGCAACTTAACTCAACTTATACTTTGGAAGTTGAGTTTCCAGAAATAGACGAACAGCCGCTTTTGTTTGTCATTAATCCCACTGTGTAA